One Pelodiscus sinensis isolate JC-2024 unplaced genomic scaffold, ASM4963464v1 ctg34, whole genome shotgun sequence DNA segment encodes these proteins:
- the CUNH19orf85 gene encoding uncharacterized protein C19orf85 homolog, protein MQRGGRLSLSFLPPSPLCECGRDLFTFVTAASSHIMRTLQRPRKSRPGKRRVNHRRFLHNQISRQFADIEAATHRLASSILAQEAPRDPAPPPEPRPLGPEPPAPAASSFLGVAEAFVAPEPGPGGGLSVASLTPDPGDLFDPITDPEEPALPPCCAPITHNPLGPSQGALPWDPLWAPDPPGYLPPLSPGSPVGAAPGGW, encoded by the exons atgcagcggggcgggcgccTCTCCCTGAGCTTCCTGCCCCCGTCGCCCCTCTGTGAGTGCGGCCGCGACCTCTTCACCTTTGTCACCGCGGCCTCGTCCCACATCATGCGGACGCTGCAGAGACCCCGCAAGAGCCGCCCCGGCAAGCGACGGGTGAACCACCGCCGGTTCCTGCACAACCAGATCAGCAG GCAATTTGCCGACATCGAAGCTGCCACGCACCGCCTGGCCTCCTCCATCCTGGCCCAGGAGGCCCCCAGGGACCCCGCGCCCCCCCCGGAGCCCCGGcctctgggcccagagccgccCGCCCCAGCCGCCAGCTCCTTCCTGGGCGTGGCTGAGGCCTTCGTGGCCCCTGAGCCGGGGCCCGGTGGGGGCCTGAGCGTGGCCTCCCTGACCCCCGACCCTGGCGACCTCTTTGACCCCATCACCGACCCCGaagagccagctctgcccccatgtTGTGCCCCGATTACCCACAACCCCCTGGGGCCTAGCCAGGGTGCCCTGCCGTGGGACCCCCTCTGGGCCCCAGACCCCCCCGGCtacctgccccccctctccccggggTCCCCTGTGGGAGCGGCTCCAGGGGGGTGGTAA
- the LOC142823788 gene encoding LOW QUALITY PROTEIN: urotensin-2 receptor-like (The sequence of the model RefSeq protein was modified relative to this genomic sequence to represent the inferred CDS: deleted 1 base in 1 codon) has translation MDPPANLSSWDGPLEPAAGLPGAAALGAVLSLLGAAGAAGNLYTLAVARAGAAPSALRGHIVHLALADLLYLAGLPFVVHNGLAQDWHFGEAGCRALLGLDLLTMQASALLLTLLSTERCRAVRRPFRAARRSAARRHALAAAAWAAAFALALPMMLMVRQEERVVGDGRARRLCVPTWDEAPHKTYLTLLFGTTMAGPGLALGYLYGRLARAYWRSQTQGVLGPRRRPRQRVFLPLFLIVLAFWACFLPFWLWQLVPLYSPGTAAHLPAATEIYVNFLVTCLTYTNSCIDPFLYTLLTRTYRQYLRARRAGRGGAQRTLSTGH, from the exons ATGGACCCCCCTGCCAACCTGTCGTCCTGGGACGGGCCGCTGGAGCCGGCGGCCGGGCTGCCGGGGGCGGCGGCGCTGGGCGCGGTGCTGAGCCTGCTGGGCgcggccggggcggcg gggaaCCTGTACACGCTGGCGGTGGCGCGGGCCGGGGCGGCCCCCTCCGCGCTGCGGGGCCACATCgtgcacctggcgctggccgaCCTGCTGTACCTGGCCGGGCTGCCCTTCGTGGTGCACAACGGGCTGGCACAGGACTGGCACTTCGGCGAGGCCGGCTGCCGGGCCCTGCTGGGTCTGGACCTGCTCACCATGCAGGCCAGCGCCCTCCTGCTCACCCTGCTGAGCACCGAGCGGTGCCGGGCCGTGCGGCGCCCCTTCCGGGCCGCCCGCCGCTCGGCCGCCCGCCGCCACGCCCTGGCCGCCGCCGCCTGGGCCGCCGCCTtcgccctggccctgcccatgaTGCTGATGGTGCGGCAGGAGGAGCGGGTGGTGGGCGACGGGCGGGCCCGCCGGCTCTGTGTGCCCACCTGGGACGAGGCCCCCCACAAAACCTACCTCACCCTGCTCTTCGGCACCACCATGGCGGGGCCCGGGCTGGCGCTGGGCTACCTCTACGGGCGCCTGGCCCGGGCCTACTGGCGCTCGcagacccagggggtgctgggcccCCGGCGGCGCCCCCGGCAGCGCgtcttcctccccctcttcctaaTCGTGCTGGCCTTCTGGGCCTGCTTCCTGCCCTTCTGGctctggcagctggtgcccctcTACAGCCCCGGCACGGCCGCCCACCTGCCCGCGGCCACCGAGATCTACGTCAACTTCCTGGTGACCTGCCTGACCTACACCAACAGCTGCATCGACCCCTTCCTCTACACGCTGCTGACCCGCACCTACCGCCAGTACCTGCGGGCGcgccgggccgggcgcggggggGCGCAGCGGACACTGAGCACCGGGCACTGA